The window CGATTTCTTCAGGGCTATCCGGAAACTGAAAATTAAGCTTTGCCCGAGGACCGCGAAACTCAATCGCCGCCTTATCGTAAGCACGCGCCGCTTCCTCCGCCGTATTAAATGTCCCCAACCAAACTCTGGTCGCTCGTCGCGGATCTCGTATTTCCGCCGCCCATTTCCCCCACGGCCTCTGTCTCACTCCCCtgtaattcttcttcttcttaatgttattattattattggaggaagaggaagaaacaGATGATGATTCAGCGACGGAATGAGTATTGGTTAAATTCAATCCCGAGATTTCATGATCTTGTGTTGATGAGAAATAGTTACATCCAAGACAACCGTCGATGAAGCACAATTGACACAAGTAATTAGGATCAGATGCGATGGGGATGAAGCAGTTAATGTCGGTTGTGAAAGAGGGATAGTAGTTAGCGCCGGCGACCACGTTTTGAAGGGCGGTTACGATGATGTTTGATTCTTGTTCCTGGGTTATTATTGTAGAAGAAATTGGAGATGTTTGTTTGGCTTTTTTTGGGGATCTTTTCATCATTGGTTTCAAATGGAGAGAGTGGAAGActattattattgattgaatggGTTTGAATTTTTAAAGAGAGAAATAGAACAgagtatttctatatatatggAGTGGTTGCTGACGTGGTTAtcctcttctttttttttcttattttcttttagaaaagTGGTTATGATCTTTTCTGTActgattttgatgtttttttcgggtaaaatataaattgtatttcagcacgtttttttttttcttggctGACGAAGTACACGAATAGCCGAATATTTGTGATGTGAAATTTTTGGCATTTCTTGTCAAATGGATGGATTCTAAAATTAttcaatcattttatataatcaCAATTATTGAtccaattataaaaattaaataaaaaacaattaatttaatgaatagacgtgaaaataaaataatatatatggaaGTATGAGTAAAATTACATCAATGGAAGTCATTTTATTTAAAGGTTATCTaaggatttatttatttattaaaaacacttatatcacattattttcattttaacaatacaattatttaattaatcaattaaaatattcttattttattcttataatatttaaatataatattataataatttataaattaaaatttataatatttctttatatccaataaaacttttaataaaacttattaaaaactcCAAATAATCCCGAAGAAACaagcttttaaaaaaataaatataaaatcaattaaaaaaattattttatttattaataaaattttgtgacaaaatactaatttctaacaaatttatcatatatatatatatatatat is drawn from Impatiens glandulifera chromosome 3, dImpGla2.1, whole genome shotgun sequence and contains these coding sequences:
- the LOC124928787 gene encoding ethylene-responsive transcription factor ERF109-like, producing the protein MKRSPKKAKQTSPISSTIITQEQESNIIVTALQNVVAGANYYPSFTTDINCFIPIASDPNYLCQLCFIDGCLGCNYFSSTQDHEISGLNLTNTHSVAESSSVSSSSSNNNNNIKKKKNYRGVRQRPWGKWAAEIRDPRRATRVWLGTFNTAEEAARAYDKAAIEFRGPRAKLNFQFPDSPEEIGVCNNNNNNNNGQKETEQMKGNEAGLIGGGGRDESEMWEAVGSIREQEFEEWMKNMMNFNGDSSDSVNSCSYEFCSNYSY